A portion of the Oncorhynchus masou masou isolate Uvic2021 chromosome 11, UVic_Omas_1.1, whole genome shotgun sequence genome contains these proteins:
- the LOC135548873 gene encoding neutrophil cytosolic factor 1-like gives MEEAYVRHVEFLGFEKRFFPSQHYVYMLMVKWNNLSEKLIYRGYPEIYTFHKSLMEMFPIEAGDINKKDRIIPALPAPKWLDSQKSTETRQSTLAEYCHSLINLPPKISRCQLVCNFFKVRPEDENPPAQQPFKRNETTVMSTDKARGNTSEISGPIILESYRVISDYSKTSKYEINLLTGDLVEIVEKSPNGWWFCQCDTKRGWVPASYLEPLDGPEEPEDADPNYAGELYITTQAYKAAQDDELTLETGETIEVIHKLLDGWWVVRKGEETGHFPSMFLHKTGEKKEMEENVIRRKIPPPRRSTIRNAQSIHGKGRKGISQNTYRRNSRRFLLQKGDWPNQPRKTSNDATPSPLQEIENGDNIPKPAGSSPGGELKKGAPRIPPRPSPELIMERCTENTCKKVSVRETN, from the exons ATGGAGGAAGCCTATGTCAGGCATGTGGAGTTTCTGGGCTTTGAGAAACGCTTCTTCCCCAGTCAGCACTAT GTCTACATGCTGATGGTGAAATGGAACAACCTGTCAGAGAAGTTGATCTATAGAGGGTATCCGGAGATCTACACATTTCAT aaaTCCCTCATGGAGATGTTCCCAATTGAGgctggtgacatcaataagaaaGACAGGATCATCCCTGCATTACCAG CGCCAAAATGGTTGGACAGCCAAAAGAGCACCGAGACCAGGCAGAGCACTCTGGctgaatactgtcactctctcatcAACCTGCCCCCCAAAATATCACGCTGCCAGCTGGTATGCAACTTCTTCAAGGTCCGACCGGAGGATGAGAACCCACCCGCTCAACAGCC ATTCAAAAGAAATGAGACCACTGTGATGTCCACGGACAAGGCCAGAGGCAACACTTCTG AAATCTCTGGCCCCATCATATTGGAAAGCTACAGGGTGATCTCTGACTACAGCAAGACCTCCAAGTATGAGATCAACCTTCTTACTGGAGACTTAGTGGAGATTGTGGAGAAAAGCCCAAACG GTTGGTGGTTCTGCCAGTGTGATACCAAGCGTGGCTGGGTGCCCGCCTCTTACCTGGAGCCCCTTGATGGACCAGAGGAGCCTGAAGACGCTGATCCCAACTATGCAG GAGAACTCTATATCACCACCCAAGCCTACAAGGCAGCACAAGACGATGAGCTAACTCTCGAGACTGGAGAAACTATTGAGGTCATTCACAAGCTGCTGGATGGATGGTGGGTGGTCAG gaaaggagaggagacaggacactTCCCCTCTATGTTTCTCCACAAAactggagagaagaaggagatggaggagaatgTGATTAGAAGAAAGATACCACCACCCAGACG GTCTACAATCCGCAACGCCCAGAGTATTCACGGTAAAGGGCGCAAGGGCATCAGCCAGAACACGTACCGTAGGAACAGTCGTCGCTTCCTGCTGCAGAAGGGCGACTGGCCCAATCAGCCCAGGAAGACCTCTAATGACGCCACACCGTCTCCCCTGCAGGAGATTGAAAACGGAG ACAACATCCCAAAGCCAGCAGGCTCTAGTCCAGGGGGCGAGCTGAAGAAAGGGGCTCCCCGCATCCCCCCTCGGCCCAGTCCTGAACTCATCATGGAGCGCTGCACGGAGAACACCTGCAAAAAAGTCAGCGTCCGCGAGACGAACTGA